The following proteins are encoded in a genomic region of Brachypodium distachyon strain Bd21 chromosome 1, Brachypodium_distachyon_v3.0, whole genome shotgun sequence:
- the LOC100844718 gene encoding casein kinase 1-like protein HD16 isoform X1 — protein MDMLGPSLWDVWYSQGHEMSVRMVACIAVEAISILQNIHSKGFVHGDIKPENFLLGQPGSADEKKLFLISFGLASNWKTKGGASSMHVQYDQRPDTFRWTIYASVHAHLGRTGSRRDDLESLAYTLIFLLRGGLPWQECQGYNQNFLFFKLNCNSCKNFLVCKKKMETSPEMLCHFYPAPFKHFLEMVTNMEFDEEPNYAKLISLFDSLIEVLASRPIKIDGALKVGQKRGRMVVNLEEDKQPKNKVRLGIPATQWISVYNARRHMKQRYHHNVADSELNQHIEKGHEDGLHISCVASSANFWALIMEAVTSFGSQVYELSQIFLRKDWIMEQWKRNFYITAIAGATNGSSLVVMSKGTPYTHQSYRVGESFPYKWIKEKWAEGLHVTSMGTAGNCWGVVMSRNSGYLDQVVELDFLYPSEGLHQRYKAGYRITSCAATADQAAFIMSTAKTKPIDEVCLISDFPSKDIQEQWENNLYVTSICYGRTAC, from the exons ATGGATATGCTTGGTCCTTCCCTCTGGGACGTTTGGTATTCACAGGGACATGA GATGTCAGTTCGTATGGTTGCTTGTATTGCTGTTGAGGCCATATCAATTCTTCAGAATATTCATTCCAAAGG CTTTGTACATGGTGATATTAAACCTGAAAACTTTTTGCTTGGTCAACCTGGATCAGCTGATGAGAAGAAGCTTTTCCTGATTAGTTTCGGTTTAG CATCCAActggaaaacaaaaggagGAGCATCCAGTATGCATGTTCAATACGATCAGAGGCCAGATACCTTTAG GTGGACAATATATGCTAGTGTCCATGCCCATTTAGGTCGTACAGGCAGTAGGAGGGATGATTTGGAGTCACTAGCATACACCCTTATATTTTTGTTAAGAGGAGGCTTACCATGGCAAGAATGTCAG GGTTATAACCAgaacttccttttttttaagttaAACTGTAACAGCTGCAAGAACTTTCTTGTTTGtaagaagaaaatggagaCTTCTCCAGAGATGCTGTGTCACTTCTATCCAGCTCCATTCAAACATTTTCTTGAGATGGTCACTAATATGGAATTTGATGAAGAGCCAAATTATGCAAAACTTATTTCTCTCTTTGATAGTCTGATCGAAGTGCTTGCTTCAAGACCCATCAAAATAGATGGAGCTCTGAAG GTTGGGCAGAAACGTGGAAGAATGGTTGTAAATCTTGAAGAAGATAAACAGCCTAAGAACAAAGTTCGGTTGGGGATCCCAGCAACTCAATGGATTTCGGTTTATAATGCTAGACGGCACATGAAGCAGCG ATACCACCATAATGTAGCCGATTCAGAGTTAAATCAGCATATAGAGAAAGGCCATGAAGATGGCTTGCACATCAGTTGTGTCGCTTCTTCAGCAAATTTTTGGGCTCTCATCATGGAGGCTGTGACCAGCTTTGGTTCTCAAGTTTATGAGCTTTCACAAATTTTCCTTCGCAAG GATTGGATTATGGAGCAGTGGAAGAGGAACTTTTACATAACAGCGATAGCTGGAGCAACCAATGGAAGCTCATTGGTTGTAATGTCCAAAG GAACTCCATACACACATCAGTCATACAGGGTCGGTGAATCTTTTCCTTACAAGTGGATTAAAGAAAAGTGGGCAGAAGGTTTGCATGTTACATCTATGGGTACTGCTGGAAATTGTTGGGGAGTTGTCATGTCAAGGAATTCAGGTTACTTGGACCAG GTTGTAGAGTTAGATTTTCTATATCCAAGCgaaggactccatcagcgaTATAAAGCTGGTTACAGGATAACTTCATGTGCAGCCACGGCTGACCAAGCTGCGTTTATCATGAGCACAGCCAAGACGAAGCCAATCGACGAAGTTTGTCTAATTTCTGACTTCCCCAGCAAGGATATACAG GAACAGTGGGAAAATAACCTATACGTCACCTCGATCTGCTATGGGCGAACCGCTTGTTGA
- the LOC100835140 gene encoding YTH domain-containing family protein 1 has protein sequence MAPAVAPAADQATDLVHKLTLDTKSEAGEGKEVKKKVSATLNGLVASPNSQVGSAEQWANIAPQDYKDGAMYYGAGAYPYYYGGWGDYSVYVSQDGTESYAPSAYGDMYCYPQYGHDGQNYGSQHYQYPSTYNQPHTAASKPAYKSKTGKSGPSPQQDLSAVAAADQQSGSLDASKANSISTDGVKGLKKVTPSLKPTGRVSSYQNHGGNTAYPWSSGNTFSEKQQKLSGGNPTSAAYNPKTKGLLQHNSPVDPGYMSSMYSSYNGNAYGPGLWYASHLYGSPLYGGWNPLSDGKYKPRGKTYGSGMYGFGNENLEGFNELKRGPRSGLFKNEQGLGATAVAAPKGQELPASDGSNALVQDQYNKADFVETYSDAKFFVIKSYSEDDVHKSIKYNVWASTPNGNKKLDSAYQAANNESSKSPVFLFFSVNTSGQFVGLAEMVGPVDFNKTVEYWQQDKWTGCFPVKWHIVKDIPNNLLKHIILEYNENKPVTNSRDTQEVKLEQGLQVLKIFKDHVCKTSMLDDFGFYDNREKIVQEKKAKRQHPLEKIMNKELLTTNTGSQEVDGKLGLQELKVVGEQNAVVENGVMAVAEKSVALIDANPTAVANAC, from the exons atggcgcccgccgtcgctcccgccgccgacc AGGCTACGGATTTGGTGCACAAGCTGACCCTGGATACCAAGAGCGAAGCTGGCGAGGGCAAAGAGGTGAAGAAGAAG GTCTCGGCCACCCTGAACGGTTTGGTGGCATCTCCAAACTCTCAGGTGGGGTCAGCTGAGCAGTGGGCAAATATTGCGCCGCAGGACTACAAGGACGGCGCCATGTATTATGGTGCGGGTGCATACCCTTATTATTATGGAG GCTGGGGGGACTATTCTGTGTATGTGAGCCAGGATGGAACAGAGTCATATGCCCCT AGTGCTTATGGGGACATGTATTGCTATCCTCAATATGGTCATGATGGCCAGAATTACGGATCTCAGCATTACCAGTACCCATCCACTTACAACCAGCCACACACTGCTGCCAGTAAGCCAGCATACAAGTCTAAGACTGGCAAATCAGGTCCTTCACCACAGCAGGATCTTTCTGCTGTTGCAGCGGCCGATCAGCAGTCTGGGTCGCTGGATGCTTCCAAAGCCAATTCAATCAGCACTGATGGTGTAAAAGGTCTGAAGAAAGTGACACCCTCTCTGAAACCAACTGGGCGTGTGTCTAGTTACCAGAACCATGGTGGTAACACAGCTTATCCATGGTCTAGCGGTAATACATTTTCAGAAAAGCAGCAGAAACTCTCTGGTGGCAATCCTACCTCAGCTGCTTATAATCCTAAAACCAAG GGGTTGCTTCAGCATAACTCGCCAGTGGATCCTGGGTACATGAGTTCGATGTACTCAAGTTACAATGGAAATGCATATGGACCTGGCCTTTGGTATGCATCACACCTCTATGGATCCCCACTGTATGGTGGTTGGAATCCGCTGTCAGATGGGAAGTACAAGCCCAGAGGAAAAACCTATGGATCAGGGATGTATGGGTTTGGCAACGAAAACCTGGAGGGCTTTAATGAACTGAAGAGAGGACCAAGAAGTGGTCTCTTCAAGAATGAACAGGGCTTGGGAGCAACTGCTGTGGCAGCTCCAAAAGGGCAGGAGCTTCCTGCAAGTGATGGCTCCAATGCACTTGTGCAGGATCAGTACAATAAGGCTGACTTTGTTGAAACTTACTCAGATGCCAAGTTTTTTGTTATAAAATCATACAGTGAGGATGACGTTCACAAGAGCATCAAGTACAATGTTTGGGCAAGCACCCCCAACGGAAATAAAAAGCTTGACTCTGCTTATCAAGCTGCAAACAACGAATCAAGCAAGTCACCTGTATTCCTGTTCTTCTCT GTCAACACCAGCGGTCAGTTTGTTGGACTTGCTGAAATGGTTGGTCCTGTTGATTTTAACAAAACAGTTGAATACTGGCAGCAAGACAAGTGGACTGGTTGTTTCCCTGTCAAGTGGCACATTGTAAAGGACATTCCTAACAATTTATTGAAGCACATTATTCTTGAGTATAACGAAAACAAACCAGTGACAAACAGCAGAGATACCCAAGAG GTTAAGCTTGAGCAAGGCCTTCAGGTGCTAAAGATTTTCAAGGATCATGTCTGCAAGACATCCATGTTAGATGATTTTGGATTTTATGATAATCGTGAGAAGATTGTGCAAGAGAAAAAAGCCAAGCGACAGCATCCGCTGGAGAAG ATCATGAACAAAGAGCTGCTTACTACCAACACTGGAAGTCAAGAAGTTGACGGAAAGCTGGGACTGCAGGAACTTAAGGTTGTAGGTGAGCAAAATGCTGTGGTGGAAAATGGTGTGATGGCTGTAGCTGAAAAAAGTGTTGCCCTGATAGACGCAAACCCTACAGCAGTTGCAAATGCCTGTTAA
- the LOC100829940 gene encoding casein kinase 1-like protein HD16 produces MPELRSGVRRARLRSSKVDDIEAADQVATPVLPAPRGRGGRRGRGAGGRGNKKAAAAVRGRPAPKPRGKGIKAIDLQTDQQPCQDLPEAIVREAVAGRAQQDLGLNKAADGAANLRMDGASGDRLAAAEDEATTTPVPERVQVGSSPEYITDRKLGKGGFGQVYVGRRVTGGASRMGPDAYEVALKLEHRRSKGCTYGPPFEWQVYQTLNGCYGIPSVHYKGRQGDYYILVMDMLGPSLWDVWNSMGQTMSPHMVACIAVESISILEKLHSKGFVHGDVKPENFLLGQPGSPDEKKLFLIDLGLASKWKKASSSQHVEYDQRPDIFRGTIRYASVHAHLGRTGSRRDDLESLAYTLVFLIRGRLPWQGYQGDNKSFLVSKKKMSTSPEALCCFCPTPFKHFFEMVSNMKFDEEPNYAKLISLFDSLIEVPASRPIRIDGALKVGQKRGRMVVNLEEDEQPKKKVRLGSPATQWISVYNARRPMKQRYHYNVADSRLHQHIEKGNEDGLYISCVASSQNFWAIIMDAGTGFGSQVYELSQIFLHKDWIMEQWEKNFYITAIAGATNGSSLVVMSKGTPYTQQSYKVSESFPYKWINKKWKEGFHVTSMGTAGNRWGVVMSRNAGYSDQVVELDFLYPSEGLHRRWETGYRITSSAGTPDQAAFILSIPKRKPMDETQETLRTSAFPSNHVKEKWAKNLYIASICYGRTAC; encoded by the exons ATGCCAGAGCTGCGAAGTGGTGTTCGAAGAGCTCGTCTGAGGTCCAGCAAGGTTGACGACATCGAGGCCGCAGATCAAGTAGCCACTCCAGTGTTGCCAGCTCCACGTGGGAGGGGTGGAAGGCGTGGTCGTGGTGCGGGTGGCAGAGGCAACAAGAAAGCAGCTGCTGCAGTAAGAGGAAGGCCAGCTCCGAAGCCTAGAGGAAAGGGAATCAAGGCTATTGATTTGCAGACTGACCAGCAGCCTTGCCAGGACCTCCCTGAAGCTATTGTTAGAGAGGCAGTTGCCGGCAGAGCCCAGCAGGACCTTGGTTTGAACAAGGCAGCTGACGGGGCTGCCAACTTGAGAATGGATGGTGCAAGTGGTGACAGACTTGCAGCGGCGGAAGATGAAGCCACAACAACGCCAGTGCCTGAGAGG gttcAAGTAGGCAGCTCTCCAGAATATATAACAGATAGGAAGCTGGGTAAGGGTGGATTTGGCCAGGTCTATGTTGGCAGAAGAGTAACTGGTGGAGCTTCTCGCATGGGTCCAGATGCATatgag GTTGCACTAAAACTTGAGCATCGAAGGAGCAAAGGATGTACTTATGGGCCCCCGTTTGAGTGGCAGGTTTATCA GACTCTGAATGGTTGTTATGGCATACCATCAGTCCACTACAAGGGTCGCCAGGGAGACTACTACATTCTT GTAATGGATATGCTTGGTCCTAGCCTCTGGGATGTTTGGAATTCAATGGGGCAGAC GATGTCTCCTCATATGGTTGCTTGCATTGCCGTTGAGTCCATATCTATCCTTGAGAAGCTTCACTCAAAAGG TTTTGTCCATGGGGATGTGAAGCCAGAAAACTTTTTGCTTGGTCAGCCGGGATCACCTGATGAGAAGAAGCTTTTCCTCATTGATCTTGGTTTAG CATCCAAGTGGAAAAAAGCATCATCTAGTCAGCATGTTGAATATGACCAGAGGCCAGACATCTTTAG GGGAACAATTCGGTATGCTAGTGTCCATGCCCATTTAGGCCGTACTGGTAGTAGGAGGGATGATTTGGAGTCACTTGCATACACCCTTGTTTTTCTAATAAGAGGAAGATTACCTTGGCAAGGGTATCAG GGAGACAACAAGAGCTTTCTTGTTTCTAAGAAGAAAATGTCTACTTCACCGGAGGCACTGTGTTGCTTCTGTCCAACTCCattcaaacatttttttgagATGGTCTCTAATATGAAGTTTGATGAAGAGCCAAATTACGCAAAActtatttctctttttgatAGTCTGATCGAAGTGCCTGCTTCAAGACCCATCAGAATCGATGGAGCTCTAAAG GTTGGGCAGAAACGTGGAAGAATGGTTGTAAATCTTGAAGAAGATGAACAGCCTAAAAAGAAAGTTCGATTGGGGAGCCCAGCAACTCAATGGATTTCAGTTTATAATGCTAGGCGGCCCATGAAGCAGCG ATACCACTACAATGTAGCTGATTCAAGGCTGCATCAGCATATAGAAAAAGGTAATGAAGATGGCTTGTATATTAGTTGCGTAGCTTCTTCACAAAATTTTTGGGCTATCATCATGGATGCGGGGACCGGCTTTGGTTCTCAAGTGTACGAACTTTCACAAATTTTCCTGCATAAG GATTGGATCATGGAGCAGTGGGAGAAAAACTTCTACATAACAGCTATAGCTGGAGCAACTAATGGAAGCTCATTGGTTGTAATGTCCAAAG GAACTCCATACACACAGCAGTCGTACAAAGTCAGTGAATCTTTTCCGTACAAGTGGATTAATAAAAAGTGGAAAGAAGGGTTTCATGTAACATCTATGGGTACTGCTGGAAATCGTTGGGGAGTTGTCATGTCAAGGAATGCGGGCTACTCCGACCAG GTTGTAGAGTTGGATTTTCTTTATCCAAGTGAAGGACTCCATCGTCGATGGGAGACGGGTTACAGAATAACTTCATCTGCAGGCACCCCAGATCAAGCTGCTTTTATCTTGAGCATACCAAAGAGGAAGCCAATGGACGAGACCCAGGAGACCCTTCGGACCTCTGCCTTCCCTAGCAACCATGTGAAG gaaaAATGGGCGAAGAACCTGTACATCGCCTCAATCTGCTACGGGCGAACTGCGTGTTGA
- the LOC100844718 gene encoding casein kinase 1-like protein HD16 isoform X2 — protein MHVQYDQRPDTFRWTIYASVHAHLGRTGSRRDDLESLAYTLIFLLRGGLPWQECQGYNQNFLFFKLNCNSCKNFLVCKKKMETSPEMLCHFYPAPFKHFLEMVTNMEFDEEPNYAKLISLFDSLIEVLASRPIKIDGALKVGQKRGRMVVNLEEDKQPKNKVRLGIPATQWISVYNARRHMKQRYHHNVADSELNQHIEKGHEDGLHISCVASSANFWALIMEAVTSFGSQVYELSQIFLRKDWIMEQWKRNFYITAIAGATNGSSLVVMSKGTPYTHQSYRVGESFPYKWIKEKWAEGLHVTSMGTAGNCWGVVMSRNSGYLDQVVELDFLYPSEGLHQRYKAGYRITSCAATADQAAFIMSTAKTKPIDEVCLISDFPSKDIQEQWENNLYVTSICYGRTAC, from the exons ATGCATGTTCAATACGATCAGAGGCCAGATACCTTTAG GTGGACAATATATGCTAGTGTCCATGCCCATTTAGGTCGTACAGGCAGTAGGAGGGATGATTTGGAGTCACTAGCATACACCCTTATATTTTTGTTAAGAGGAGGCTTACCATGGCAAGAATGTCAG GGTTATAACCAgaacttccttttttttaagttaAACTGTAACAGCTGCAAGAACTTTCTTGTTTGtaagaagaaaatggagaCTTCTCCAGAGATGCTGTGTCACTTCTATCCAGCTCCATTCAAACATTTTCTTGAGATGGTCACTAATATGGAATTTGATGAAGAGCCAAATTATGCAAAACTTATTTCTCTCTTTGATAGTCTGATCGAAGTGCTTGCTTCAAGACCCATCAAAATAGATGGAGCTCTGAAG GTTGGGCAGAAACGTGGAAGAATGGTTGTAAATCTTGAAGAAGATAAACAGCCTAAGAACAAAGTTCGGTTGGGGATCCCAGCAACTCAATGGATTTCGGTTTATAATGCTAGACGGCACATGAAGCAGCG ATACCACCATAATGTAGCCGATTCAGAGTTAAATCAGCATATAGAGAAAGGCCATGAAGATGGCTTGCACATCAGTTGTGTCGCTTCTTCAGCAAATTTTTGGGCTCTCATCATGGAGGCTGTGACCAGCTTTGGTTCTCAAGTTTATGAGCTTTCACAAATTTTCCTTCGCAAG GATTGGATTATGGAGCAGTGGAAGAGGAACTTTTACATAACAGCGATAGCTGGAGCAACCAATGGAAGCTCATTGGTTGTAATGTCCAAAG GAACTCCATACACACATCAGTCATACAGGGTCGGTGAATCTTTTCCTTACAAGTGGATTAAAGAAAAGTGGGCAGAAGGTTTGCATGTTACATCTATGGGTACTGCTGGAAATTGTTGGGGAGTTGTCATGTCAAGGAATTCAGGTTACTTGGACCAG GTTGTAGAGTTAGATTTTCTATATCCAAGCgaaggactccatcagcgaTATAAAGCTGGTTACAGGATAACTTCATGTGCAGCCACGGCTGACCAAGCTGCGTTTATCATGAGCACAGCCAAGACGAAGCCAATCGACGAAGTTTGTCTAATTTCTGACTTCCCCAGCAAGGATATACAG GAACAGTGGGAAAATAACCTATACGTCACCTCGATCTGCTATGGGCGAACCGCTTGTTGA
- the LOC100838029 gene encoding histone H4 — translation MSGRGKGGKGLGKGGAKRHRKVLRDNIQGITKPAIRRLARRGGVKRISGLIYEETRGVLKIFLENVIRDAVTYTEHARRKTVTAMDVVYALKRQGRTLYGFGG, via the coding sequence ATGTCGGGCCGCGGCAAGGGAGGCAAGGGGCTGGGCAAGGGCGGCGCCAAGAGGCACAGGAAGGTGCTCCGGGACAACATCCAGGGGATCACGAAGCCGGCGATCCGGAGGCTGGCGCGGAGGGGCGGCGTGAAGCGCATCTCCGGGCTCATCTACGAGGAGACCCGCGGCGTGCTCAAGATCTTCCTCGAGAACGTCATCCGCGACGCCGTCACCTACACCGAGCACGCGCGCCGCAAGACCGTCACCGCCATGGACGTCGTCTACGCGCTCAAGCGCCAGGGCCGCACCCTCTACGGCTTCGGCGGCTGA
- the LOC100828725 gene encoding type IV inositol polyphosphate 5-phosphatase 7, giving the protein MREESNKKSKLSWSKSLVRKWFNIKNKAQDFHADYDASQGRDGGERRTSCSEREAATAKKSRTDRSLKRNVDRIRRGRNEFDMSRLTETQDYRIFASTWNVGGKSPSRGLDLDDWLHSSPPADIYVLGFQEIVPLNAGNVLGTEDNVPAKKWVSLIRRTLNKNPEPSSHGGYRTPSPVPDPVVELDADFEGSSRRHDSSSFFQRRSFQNLSRSLRVEGNDMFPQPRLDRRFSVCGPVTLGGRPSNFDGNFMCTGSPDDQYIDEDANNGPYFSPFPYGYGASPPAEENNEHPNTPRYCLVASKQMVGVFLTVWVRNEIRNDVRNLKVSCVGRGLMGYLGNKGSISISMSLHHTTFCFVCCHLTSGEKEGDEFRRNSDVMEILRKTRFPRVRGCGDIKSPETILEHDRIIWLGDLNYRISLSYPSAKALVEMHNWKQLLEKDQLRIERRCGRVFQGWKEGKIYFPPTYKYSFNSDRYSGYGVRPKEKRRTPAWCDRILWYGNGIIQLSYVRGESRFSDHRPVYSIFVAEVEILRQRRRNMGYFSSRVEVEELLPYSHSYADIKFY; this is encoded by the exons ATGAGGGAAGAGAGCAACAAGAAGAGCAAG CTCTCGTGGTCCAAATCCCTCGTCAGGAAGTGgttcaacatcaagaataagGCGCAGGATTTCCACGCGGACTACGATGCTAGCCAAG GAAGGGATGGTGGTGAACGGAGGACCAGCTGCTCAGAGAGGGAGGCAGCAACAGCCAAGAAAAGCAGAACTG ACCGGTCGTTGAAGCGGAATGTTGATCGCATTCGTAGAGGAAGGAATGAATTTGATATGTCACGTCTGACAGAAACTCAAGATTACAG AATATTTGCCTCCACGTGGAATGTTGGTGGTAAATCCCCATCAAGGGGGTTAGATTTAGATGACTGGCTCCATTCTTCACCTCCTGCCGATATCTATGTGCTTGG CTTTCAAGAAATTGTTCCGTTGAATGCTGGAAATGTTCTTGGTACTGAAGACAATGTTCCGGCAAAGAAGTGGGTATCACTTATTAGGAGGACACTAAATAAGAATCCTGAGCCTAGCAGCCATGGTGGCTATCGCACGCCATCCCCTGTACCTGACCCAGTTGTGGAATTAGATGCTGATTTTGAGGGATCGTCGAGAAGACATGATAGCTCTTCATTTTTCCAGCGCCGATCATTCCAGAACCTTAGCCGGAGTTTAAGAGTTGAAGGAAATGATATGTTTCCACAACCAAGATTGGACCGTAGGTTTAGTGTCTGTGGCCCTGTTACCTTGGGAGGCAGACCAAGTAATTTTGATGGAAATTTTATGTGTACCGGATCACCAGATGACCAATATATTGACGAGGATGCCAACAACGGACCATATTTTTCACCGTTCCCATATGGCTATGGTGCTTCACCACCTGCGGAAGAAAACAACGAGCACCCGAATACTCCtag GTATTGTTTGGTTGCCAGCAAACAGATGGTTGGCGTATTTCTCACAGTTTGGGTACGCAATGAAATAAGAAATGATGTTCGAAACCTGAAAGTTTCTTGCGTGGGTAGAGGACTAATGGGTTATCTCGGAAACAAG GGTTCTATATCAATAAGCATGTCTTTGCATCATACAACCTTCTGTTTTGTCTGTTGTCATTTGACCTCCGGGGAGAAAGAAGGAGATGAATTTCGCAGAAACTCTGATGTTATGGAAATCTTACGGAAGACAAGATTCCCTCGGGTCCGTGGATGTGGGGATATTAAGTCACCGGAAACAATTCTTGAGCATGA CCGTATCATATGGCTTGGTGATTTGAATTACCGGATTTCTCTTTCATACCCATCAGCAAAAGCTCTCGTTGAAATGCATAATTGGAAGCAACTATTGGAGAAAGATCAG CTTCGCATAGAGCGAAGATGCGGACGTGTTTTCCAGGGATGGAAAGAAGGGAAGATTTATTTTCCTCCAACATATAAATATTCTTTCAACTCAGATCGGTATTCTGGTTATGGTGTGCGTCCCAAGGAAAAGAGGCGAACACCAGCATG GTGTGATCGCATTTTATGGTATGGTAATGGCATCATTCAGTTGTCATATGTCCGTGGAGAATCTCGCTTCTCTGACCACAGACCAGTGTACAGTATTTTCGTGGCGGAGGTTGAAATTCTTCGCCAGAGGAGAAGAAACATGGGCTATTTCAGCTCTAGAGTTGAGGTGGAGGAGCTTTTGCCATATTCTCACAGCTATGCAGACATAAAGTTCTACTAG